From the genome of Chania multitudinisentens RB-25, one region includes:
- a CDS encoding Ldh family oxidoreductase, which produces MTQTVTLSLDDAYQLAHRALRSNGFSAAHAHAVAQNVTTGERDGCASHGLYRVLGCVRSLWAGKVSADAEPKLIDTAPAILHVEAGNAFSLVAYQTALPVFIEKVRHCGIAALAINHCVHFSALWADIEPLIEQGLVALACTPSHAWVTPAGGTQPLFGTNPIAFGWPRPQQPHFIFDMATSAAARGEIELHRRAGKPLPEGWGLDQQGQPSTDATSVLQGAMLTFGGHKGSALAAMVELIAGPLIGDMTSQESLAYDEQTGSSPYGGELIIAMDPQRFLGAEQKAHFARAENLFANMQEQGARIPGERRFQARQHSQRFGVTLPQNLYNEIVALCQ; this is translated from the coding sequence CTCACGCAGTTGCGCAAAACGTCACTACCGGGGAACGTGATGGCTGTGCCTCCCATGGCTTGTATCGTGTATTAGGTTGCGTCCGTTCACTGTGGGCGGGCAAGGTTTCCGCCGATGCTGAACCAAAGCTGATCGACACAGCCCCGGCGATTCTGCATGTGGAGGCGGGCAATGCTTTCTCTCTGGTGGCTTACCAAACGGCCTTGCCCGTATTTATCGAAAAAGTGCGCCATTGCGGCATTGCGGCACTCGCTATCAACCATTGCGTGCATTTCTCTGCTCTGTGGGCCGATATCGAACCGCTGATTGAGCAAGGATTGGTCGCTTTGGCCTGTACACCAAGCCACGCTTGGGTAACGCCAGCAGGGGGAACTCAACCGCTGTTTGGCACTAACCCCATTGCCTTCGGTTGGCCGCGTCCACAGCAACCGCATTTTATTTTTGATATGGCGACCAGCGCTGCCGCACGCGGTGAAATTGAACTGCATCGCCGCGCGGGCAAGCCTTTACCGGAAGGATGGGGGCTCGATCAGCAGGGCCAGCCCTCCACTGATGCTACCAGCGTCTTGCAGGGTGCCATGCTAACTTTCGGTGGGCATAAAGGTTCAGCTCTGGCAGCCATGGTGGAACTGATTGCTGGGCCACTGATTGGTGATATGACCAGCCAAGAGTCGCTGGCCTACGATGAACAGACCGGTTCTTCTCCTTATGGCGGGGAATTGATCATTGCCATGGACCCGCAACGCTTTCTGGGGGCTGAACAAAAGGCGCATTTCGCCCGAGCGGAAAACCTGTTTGCCAATATGCAGGAGCAAGGTGCACGTATCCCAGGAGAAAGGCGTTTTCAAGCCAGGCAGCATAGCCAACGGTTCGGTGTAACGCTGCCGCAGAATTTGTACAATGAAATTGTGGCGCTGTGTCAGTAA